A single region of the Branchiostoma lanceolatum isolate klBraLanc5 chromosome 1, klBraLanc5.hap2, whole genome shotgun sequence genome encodes:
- the LOC136441403 gene encoding ras-related protein Rab-35-like isoform X1, with protein MAREYDHLFKLLIIGDSGVGKSSLLLRFADNTFSGTYITTIGVDFKIRTTEMNGEKVKLQIWDTAGQERFRTITSTYYRGTHGVIVVYDVTSADSFVNVKRWLHEIDQNCDVVNRILVGNKNDCPERKVVETGDAQRFADQMGIKLFETSAKENINVEEMFNEVTRQVLHQKKETQAKLAAQTNETIKLDKHKGHKRRRCGAVGCKM; from the exons ATGGCCAGAGAGTATGATCACCTTTTCAAGCTACTGATCATTGGAGATAGCG GTGTTGGCAAGAGCAGCTTGCTGTTAAGGTTTGCAGACAACACATTTTCAG GTACCTACATAACGACAATTGGCGTGGATTTCAAGATCAGGACGACGGAAATGAATGGAGAGAAGGTGAAACTGCAAATCTGGGACACCGCTGGCCAGGAGCGGTTTCGTACCATCACATCCAC GTATTACAGAGGAACCCACGGGGTTATAGTTGTGTATGATGTCACCAGTGCAGACTCCTTCGTCAACGTCAAGAGATGGTTACATGAAATAGACCAGAATTGTGACGTGGTCAACAGGATACTAG TGGGAAACAAGAACGACTGTCCTGAGAGGAAAGTGGTGGAGACGGGCGACGCTCAAAGGTTTGCCGATCAGATGGGCATCAAACTGTTCGAAACCAGTGCCAAGGAAAACATCAATGTGGAAGAG ATGTTTAACGAGGTCACGAGGCAAGTTCTTCACCAGAAGAAGGAGACCCAAGCCAAACTAGCAGCACAGACGAATGAGACGATAAAACTGGACAAACACAAGGGGCACAAGAGAAGAAGATGTGGTGCCGTCGGCTGCAAGATGtga
- the LOC136441403 gene encoding ras-related protein Rab-35-like isoform X2, whose protein sequence is MAREYDHLFKLLIIGDSGVGKSSLLLRFADNTFSGTYITTIGVDFKIRTIEVEGTKVKLQIWDTAGQERFRTITSTYYRGTHGVIVVYDVTSADSFVNVKRWLHEIDQNCDVVNRILVGNKNDCPERKVVETGDAQRFADQMGIKLFETSAKENINVEEMFNEVTRQVLHQKKETQAKLAAQTNETIKLDKHKGHKRRRCGAVGCKM, encoded by the exons ATGGCCAGAGAGTATGATCACCTTTTCAAGCTACTGATCATTGGAGATAGCG GTGTTGGCAAGAGCAGCTTGCTGTTAAGGTTTGCAGACAACACATTTTCAG GTACGTATATCACCACCATTGGCGTAGACTTCAAGATCAGAACGATAGAAGTAGAGGGCACAAAGGTCAAGCTGCAGATATGGGACACGGCCGGACAGGAGCGATTCCGCACCATCACGTCCAC GTATTACAGAGGAACCCACGGGGTTATAGTTGTGTATGATGTCACCAGTGCAGACTCCTTCGTCAACGTCAAGAGATGGTTACATGAAATAGACCAGAATTGTGACGTGGTCAACAGGATACTAG TGGGAAACAAGAACGACTGTCCTGAGAGGAAAGTGGTGGAGACGGGCGACGCTCAAAGGTTTGCCGATCAGATGGGCATCAAACTGTTCGAAACCAGTGCCAAGGAAAACATCAATGTGGAAGAG ATGTTTAACGAGGTCACGAGGCAAGTTCTTCACCAGAAGAAGGAGACCCAAGCCAAACTAGCAGCACAGACGAATGAGACGATAAAACTGGACAAACACAAGGGGCACAAGAGAAGAAGATGTGGTGCCGTCGGCTGCAAGATGtga
- the LOC136441394 gene encoding sn-1-specific diacylglycerol lipase ABHD11-like, translating to MFASRGHTTSWQGKMEVSYRQAALFLRHAVLASRTVPQTRCLCNTRSVSTVKLECDTFGKRTNNTSPLVILHGLFGSKQNWHSISRNLARKIDRQIIAIDIRNHGESEHSDVMDYPSMAADVAATMKEEGVERGILVGHSMGGKVAMTLALQEAPLVEKLIVVDTTPTTSAGKIVFPKIIEGMKNIKFHTEWTLSKTRSEADKTLLQTIPDLGVRQFILTNLVEDDNGWFSWRVNIAAIEKNLEQIWSFPQFKHVSYHGDTLFLGGGKSPYISESHYPEIKRLFPKALVTHIPDSGHWVHTEKPKEFMEAVTDFIRK from the exons ATGTTTGCAAGCAGAGGTCACACAACGAGTTGGCAGGGAAAAATGGAAGTGTCCTACAGACAGGCAGCTCTTTTCCTCAGGCACGCTGTTCTAGCCAGCAGAACGGTACCTCAAACAAGATGTCTCTGCAATACCAGGAGTGTAAG CACTGTAAAGCTAGAATGTGACACGTTTGGGAAAAGAACAAACAACACATCCCCCCTGGTCATTCTACATGGACTCTTCGGCTCCAAGCAGAACTGGCATTCTATAAGCAGGAACCTGGCTAGGAAGATCGACAGACAG ATTATCGCCATAGACATCCGTAACCATGGAGAGAGCGAGCACAGCGATGTCATGGACTACCCGTCCATGGCGGCGGACGTGGCTGCCACCATGAAGGAGGAGGGGGTGGAACGGGGCATCCTGGTTGGCCACAGCATGGGCGGGAAGGTCGCCATGACCTTAGCACTTCAGGAG GCACCACTGGTGGAGAAGTTGATCGTAGTCGACACCACGCCGACCACGTCCGCCGGGAAGATTGTCTTCCCCAAGATCATTGAAGGAATGAAGAACATCAAGTTTCACACGGAGTGGACCCTGTCCAAAACACGCTCTGAGGCCGACAAGACACTCCTGCAGACCATTCCT GACCTCGGTGTGCGCCAGTTCATCCTGACCAACCTGGTGGAGGACGACAACGGATGGTTCAGCTGGCGTGTCAACATCGCCGCCATCGAAAAGAACCTGGAACAAATCTGGAGCTTCCCTCAGTTCAAACATGTCAGTTACCATGGCGACACCCTCTTCCTGGGCGGCGGCAAGTCCCCCTATATAAG CGAGTCTCACTACCCTGAAATCAAGAGGCTGTTCCCCAAGGCCCTGGTGACACACATCCCCGACTCCGGCCACTGGGTGCACACGGAGAAACCCAAGGAATTCATGGAGGCGGTCACCGACTTTATCCGCAAGTGA